One part of the Xiphophorus hellerii strain 12219 chromosome 17, Xiphophorus_hellerii-4.1, whole genome shotgun sequence genome encodes these proteins:
- the nrcama gene encoding neuronal cell adhesion molecule a isoform X9: MDKKQKWTPGLEAVLLILLSHMTAGLEVPLDPKVLEGLPQPPTITLQSPKDYIFDPRENIVIHCEAKGKPHPSFSWTRNGTNFDVEKDSKVLMKPGSGTLVIDISGEKADAYEGTYQCTASNEHGKALSNTIMIRQSRSPLWSKEKNEAILVQKGVSLVLPCRPPAGLPPPVIFWMDNNFQKLPLNKRVSQALNGDLYFSNVLPEDTRSDYICYARFPYTQTIQQKQPISVVVLNSNPEGERRPGFKLPSGSTSNKMVLRGETLELECIAEGLPTPEISWQKDAGKLPSGRAFFSNFNKTLKISDVNEDDAGEYRCTATNKLGSAHHLIKVTVKAAPFWISAPRNLILAPNETGILTCRVNGNPKPKINWFVNGRPIQDVYEENGPKIEEDTVILSNVQSGSSAVFQCNASNEFGYLMANAFVNVLAEAPRVLTLPNQVYRVIMNHPALLDCASFGSPIPTIAWFKDGQTSIRNGDSYVIHENGTLEINVAQPLHSGKYTCTATNNLGFKENDVFLEVKEPTRILTQPTYKKVQRGMSALFECKVKHDKTLMPTMTWLKDNGELPDDQRFEVDDESLIIRDVTDDDAGTYTCVTNTILDQDSASATLTVVEATPPPPIVLEKPDPPTDLELTDQMERSVQLTWIPGDENNSPIQNFLIEYMDLLHQPGVWVNLTEVSGTTTTAQLELSPYIYYTFRVLAQNGVGYSDPSNPSAQYRTNPSAPDENPTNVEGAGTESDNLVISWKPLTGFQSNGPGLQYKVQWRQKDVEDDWASKNVVNDSQLIVSGTPTYVAYEIKVQAFNNYGNAPEPTVVIGYSGEDKPLSAPGSVQVTVPNSTLAEVQWEPVSNPSVRGELQGYRVYYRRVRGQQDQQEEADEQEQILTFSGNRSEGMLPGLQPYSVYDLFIKVFNNKGEGPPSSKKTFETPEGVPDLPSFLSVTDHGLDTLTVKWGPPLSNNGRLTGYTLKYHAVNTTSELGPVKEVTFPANVTTITLTSLNASMLYKFYLKARTRKGPGPEITEEASTAMDTAVPNRQVDIATQGWFIGLMCAIALLILVLLIVCFIKRNKGGKYPVKEKEDAHQDPEIQPMKEDDGTFGEYRSMESDTEDHKPLKGSRTPSNGTVRRDESDDSLVDYGEGGDGQFNEDGSFIGQYSGKKEKDTHEGNESSEAPSPVNAMNSFV; encoded by the exons ATggacaagaaacaaaaatggactCCAGGTCTTGAAGCTGTATTATTGATACTGCTGAGTCACATGACCGCAGGGCTTGAAGTGCCTCTTGATC CTAAAGTACTGGAAGGAT TGCCTCAACCCCCCACCATAACTCTGCAATCCCCAAAGGATTACATCTTTGATCCGCGGGAGAACATCGTCATTCACTGCGAGGCCAAAGGGAAGCCTCATCCCAG CTTTTCATGGACAAGGAACGGCACCAACTTTGATGTGGAGAAGGACTCCAAAGTCCTGATGAAGCCCGGTTCAGGAACGCTGGTCATTGATATCAGTGGAGAAAAGGCTGATGCCTACGAGGGAACATACCAGTGTACAGCTAGCAATGAGCATGGCAAAGCTCTGTCCAACACCATTATGATCAGGCAGTCCA GGTCCCCCTTGTGGTCAAAGGAGAAAAATGAGGCGATTTTGGTGCAGAAGGGGGTTTCTCTCGTGCTTCCATGTCGACCCCCGGCAGGCCTGCCTCCTCCTGTCATTTTTTGGATGGATAACA ACTTCCAGAAGCTGCCGCTGAATAAGCGCGTGTCCCAGGCCCTGAACGGAGACCTATACTTTTCCAACGTTCTCCCAGAAGACACCCGGAGCGATTACATCTGCTACGCTCGTTTTCCATACACGCAGACCATCCAGCAGAAACAGCCCATCTCTGTTGTGGTGCTCAACA GCAATCCAGAGGGGGAGCGTCGCCCCGGTTTCAAGTTGCCGAGCGGCAGTACGAGCAACAAGATGGTTCTGAGAGGAGAGACTCTGGAGCTGGAATGCATTGCTGAGGGATT ACCCACTCCGGAAATTTCATGGCAGAAGGATGCAGGGAAGCTGCCGAGTGGCAGGGCGTTCTTTTCCAACTTCAACAAAACGCTGAAGATTTCTGACGTGAATGAAGACGATGCTGGCGAATACCGCTGCACAGCGACCAACAAGCTGGGCTCTGCACATCACCTAATTAAAGTCACCGTTAAAG CTGCTCCTTTCTGGATCAGTGCTCCCAGAAACCTGATACTGGCTCCGAATGAGACCGGCATCCTAACCTGCCGTGTTAATGGAAATCCCAAGCCAAAAATTAATTGGTTTGTCAATGGACGTCCAATAcagg ATGTTTATGAAGAAAATGGCCCAAAGATAGAGGAGGACACCGTGATTCTCAGCAATGTACAGTCGGGAAGCAGTGCCGTCTTCCAGTGCAATGCATCCAATGAGTTTGGTTACTTGATGGCTAATGCGTTTGTAAATGTGCTGG CCGAAGCACCAAGAGTTCTCACTCTGCCAAACCAAGTGTACCGAGTCATCATGAACCACCCGGCGCTGCTCGACTGCGCCTCCTTTGGCTCACCGATACCAACCATCGCATG GTTTAAAGACGGTCAGACCAGCATAAGGAACGGCGACTCCTATGTGATCCATGAAAACGGCACGCTGGAAATCAATGTGGCTCAGCCTTTACACAGTGGGAAGTACACCTGCACCGCCACCAATAACCTAGGATTTAAAGAGAATGATGTCTTCCTGGAAGTTAAAG AACCCACTCGCATCCTCACCCAGCCGACATACAAAAAGGTGCAGAGAGGAATGAGTGCTCTGTTTGAGTGTAAAGTCAAACACGACAAAACCCTCATGCCCACCATGACATGGCTGAAAGATAACGGAGAACTACCAGACGATCAGAG GTTTGAGGTGGACGATGAGAGTCTGATCATCAGAGATGTGACAGATGATGACGCAGGCACTTACACCTGCGTCACAAACACCATTCTGGATCAGGACTCTGCAAGCGCTACACTGACTGTTGTTG AGGCAACTCCTCCTCCACCAATTGTGTTAG AAAAGCCGGACCCTCCGACAGACCTGGAGCTCACCGACCAGATGGAGAGAAGTGTTCAGCTCACCTGGATCCCCGGAGATGAAAACAACAGTCCAATACAGA actTTTTGATTGAATACATGGATCTACTCCACCAGCCAGGAGTTTGGGTCAACCTCACAGAAGTTTCTGGTACCACCACCACGGCCCAGCTAGAGCTCTCTCCATACATCTACTATACGTTCAGAGTGCTGGCTCAGAATGGCGTCGGCTACAGCGACCCCAGTAACCCCTCGGCACAGTACAGGACCAACCCTTCAG CTCCGGATGAAAATCCAACAAATGTGGAAGGAGCAGGAACCGAGTCCGACAACTTGGTCATCTCTTGGAAG CCCCTCACAGGATTTCAGTCAAATGGTCCGGGACTGCAGTACAAGGTGCAGTGGAGACAAAAGGATGTGGAAGACGACTGGGCCTCGAAGAATGTTGTCAACGATTCCCAGCTCATTGTTTCTGGAACACCAACCTATGTGGCCTACGAAATTAAAGTTCAGGCCTTTAATAACTACGGCAACGCACCTGAGCCCACAGTTGTGATTGGATACTCGGGAGAAGACA AGCCTTTGTCTGCTCCTGGTAGCGTCCAGGTCACCGTTCCTAACAGCACGCTGGCAGAAGTTCAGTGGGAACCGGTATCAAATCCCTCTGTCCGAGGTGAACTGCAAGGATACagg GTGTACTACCGTCGGGTGCGAGGCCAGCAAGACCAACAGGAAGAAGCAGACGAGCAGGAGCAGATTTTAACTTTCAGTGGTAACCGCAGTGAGGGAATGCTGCCGGGGCTTCAGCCTTACAGTGTCTACGACCTTTTCATCAAGGTGTTCAATAACAAAGGAGAAGGACCTCCTAGCTCCAAAAAGACCTTTGAAACCCCCGAAGGAG TACCGGatcttccttcttttctgagCGTGACTGACCACGGTTTGGACACTCTTACGGTAAAATGGGGCCCACCTTTGAGCAACAATGGACGCCTTACAGGATACACTCTCAAATACCATGCTG TTAATACCACAAGTGAACTGGGACCAGTCAAGGAAGTGACCTTTCCAGCCAACGTGACTACCATCACACTGACCAGCCTGAACGCAAGCATGCTCTATAAGTTTTACTTGAAGGCTCGGACAAGAAAAGGCCCTGGCCCGGAAATCACAGAAGAGGCGTCTACAGCCATGGATACAG CTGTCCCCAACCGGCAGGTAGACATCGCCACGCAGGGCTGGTTTATCGGACTGATGTGCGCCATCGCTCTCCTGATCTTGGTGCTTCTCATCGTATGCTTCATCAAGAGAAACAAAGGTGGCAAATATCCAG ttaaagagaaagaagacGCTCATCAAGACCCAGAGATCCAACCTATGAAGGAGGACGATGGAACATTCGGGGAGTACAG GTCAATGGAGAG TGACACCGAGGACCACAAGCCACTGAAGGGCAGCCGGACACCATCCAACGGGACGGTGCGGCGCGACGAGAGCGACGACAGTTTAGTGGACTACGGGGAGGGCGGGGATGGACAGTTCAACGAGGACGGCTCCTTCATCGGCCAGTACAGCGGCAAGAAGGAGAAGGACACGCACGAGGGCAATGAGAGTTCGGAGGCGCCGTCGCCTGTCAACGCCATGAACTCGTTTGTCTAA
- the nrcama gene encoding neuronal cell adhesion molecule a isoform X4, producing the protein MDKKQKWTPGLEAVLLILLSHMTAGLEVPLDPKVLEGLPQPPTITLQSPKDYIFDPRENIVIHCEAKGKPHPSFSWTRNGTNFDVEKDSKVLMKPGSGTLVIDISGEKADAYEGTYQCTASNEHGKALSNTIMIRQSRSPLWSKEKNEAILVQKGVSLVLPCRPPAGLPPPVIFWMDNNFQKLPLNKRVSQALNGDLYFSNVLPEDTRSDYICYARFPYTQTIQQKQPISVVVLNSNPEGERRPGFKLPSGSTSNKMVLRGETLELECIAEGLPTPEISWQKDAGKLPSGRAFFSNFNKTLKISDVNEDDAGEYRCTATNKLGSAHHLIKVTVKAAPFWISAPRNLILAPNETGILTCRVNGNPKPKINWFVNGRPIQDVYEENGPKIEEDTVILSNVQSGSSAVFQCNASNEFGYLMANAFVNVLAEAPRVLTLPNQVYRVIMNHPALLDCASFGSPIPTIAWFKDGQTSIRNGDSYVIHENGTLEINVAQPLHSGKYTCTATNNLGFKENDVFLEVKEPTRILTQPTYKKVQRGMSALFECKVKHDKTLMPTMTWLKDNGELPDDQRFEVDDESLIIRDVTDDDAGTYTCVTNTILDQDSASATLTVVEKPDPPTDLELTDQMERSVQLTWIPGDENNSPIQNFLIEYMDLLHQPGVWVNLTEVSGTTTTAQLELSPYIYYTFRVLAQNGVGYSDPSNPSAQYRTNPSAPDENPTNVEGAGTESDNLVISWKPLTGFQSNGPGLQYKVQWRQKDVEDDWASKNVVNDSQLIVSGTPTYVAYEIKVQAFNNYGNAPEPTVVIGYSGEDKPLSAPGSVQVTVPNSTLAEVQWEPVSNPSVRGELQGYRVYYRRVRGQQDQQEEADEQEQILTFSGNRSEGMLPGLQPYSVYDLFIKVFNNKGEGPPSSKKTFETPEGVPDLPSFLSVTDHGLDTLTVKWGPPLSNNGRLTGYTLKYHAVNTTSELGPVKEVTFPANVTTITLTSLNASMLYKFYLKARTRKGPGPEITEEASTAMDTALIQPTIQPGKGPTEPPHPTSPITLSLHPPLHKVPSAGPVFGTVNASVSEEGPVISWEYFGHNKILFVEYVVENSDDDWKRESVNGTHSHTIKGLKPGTSYSVRVVARDGAGPAVHKTKEVSVTVPAVPNRQVDIATQGWFIGLMCAIALLILVLLIVCFIKRNKGGKYPVKEKEDAHQDPEIQPMKEDDGTFGEYRSMESDTEDHKPLKGSRTPSNGTVRRDESDDSLVDYGEGGDGQFNEDGSFIGQYSGKKEKDTHEGNESSEAPSPVNAMNSFV; encoded by the exons ATggacaagaaacaaaaatggactCCAGGTCTTGAAGCTGTATTATTGATACTGCTGAGTCACATGACCGCAGGGCTTGAAGTGCCTCTTGATC CTAAAGTACTGGAAGGAT TGCCTCAACCCCCCACCATAACTCTGCAATCCCCAAAGGATTACATCTTTGATCCGCGGGAGAACATCGTCATTCACTGCGAGGCCAAAGGGAAGCCTCATCCCAG CTTTTCATGGACAAGGAACGGCACCAACTTTGATGTGGAGAAGGACTCCAAAGTCCTGATGAAGCCCGGTTCAGGAACGCTGGTCATTGATATCAGTGGAGAAAAGGCTGATGCCTACGAGGGAACATACCAGTGTACAGCTAGCAATGAGCATGGCAAAGCTCTGTCCAACACCATTATGATCAGGCAGTCCA GGTCCCCCTTGTGGTCAAAGGAGAAAAATGAGGCGATTTTGGTGCAGAAGGGGGTTTCTCTCGTGCTTCCATGTCGACCCCCGGCAGGCCTGCCTCCTCCTGTCATTTTTTGGATGGATAACA ACTTCCAGAAGCTGCCGCTGAATAAGCGCGTGTCCCAGGCCCTGAACGGAGACCTATACTTTTCCAACGTTCTCCCAGAAGACACCCGGAGCGATTACATCTGCTACGCTCGTTTTCCATACACGCAGACCATCCAGCAGAAACAGCCCATCTCTGTTGTGGTGCTCAACA GCAATCCAGAGGGGGAGCGTCGCCCCGGTTTCAAGTTGCCGAGCGGCAGTACGAGCAACAAGATGGTTCTGAGAGGAGAGACTCTGGAGCTGGAATGCATTGCTGAGGGATT ACCCACTCCGGAAATTTCATGGCAGAAGGATGCAGGGAAGCTGCCGAGTGGCAGGGCGTTCTTTTCCAACTTCAACAAAACGCTGAAGATTTCTGACGTGAATGAAGACGATGCTGGCGAATACCGCTGCACAGCGACCAACAAGCTGGGCTCTGCACATCACCTAATTAAAGTCACCGTTAAAG CTGCTCCTTTCTGGATCAGTGCTCCCAGAAACCTGATACTGGCTCCGAATGAGACCGGCATCCTAACCTGCCGTGTTAATGGAAATCCCAAGCCAAAAATTAATTGGTTTGTCAATGGACGTCCAATAcagg ATGTTTATGAAGAAAATGGCCCAAAGATAGAGGAGGACACCGTGATTCTCAGCAATGTACAGTCGGGAAGCAGTGCCGTCTTCCAGTGCAATGCATCCAATGAGTTTGGTTACTTGATGGCTAATGCGTTTGTAAATGTGCTGG CCGAAGCACCAAGAGTTCTCACTCTGCCAAACCAAGTGTACCGAGTCATCATGAACCACCCGGCGCTGCTCGACTGCGCCTCCTTTGGCTCACCGATACCAACCATCGCATG GTTTAAAGACGGTCAGACCAGCATAAGGAACGGCGACTCCTATGTGATCCATGAAAACGGCACGCTGGAAATCAATGTGGCTCAGCCTTTACACAGTGGGAAGTACACCTGCACCGCCACCAATAACCTAGGATTTAAAGAGAATGATGTCTTCCTGGAAGTTAAAG AACCCACTCGCATCCTCACCCAGCCGACATACAAAAAGGTGCAGAGAGGAATGAGTGCTCTGTTTGAGTGTAAAGTCAAACACGACAAAACCCTCATGCCCACCATGACATGGCTGAAAGATAACGGAGAACTACCAGACGATCAGAG GTTTGAGGTGGACGATGAGAGTCTGATCATCAGAGATGTGACAGATGATGACGCAGGCACTTACACCTGCGTCACAAACACCATTCTGGATCAGGACTCTGCAAGCGCTACACTGACTGTTGTTG AAAAGCCGGACCCTCCGACAGACCTGGAGCTCACCGACCAGATGGAGAGAAGTGTTCAGCTCACCTGGATCCCCGGAGATGAAAACAACAGTCCAATACAGA actTTTTGATTGAATACATGGATCTACTCCACCAGCCAGGAGTTTGGGTCAACCTCACAGAAGTTTCTGGTACCACCACCACGGCCCAGCTAGAGCTCTCTCCATACATCTACTATACGTTCAGAGTGCTGGCTCAGAATGGCGTCGGCTACAGCGACCCCAGTAACCCCTCGGCACAGTACAGGACCAACCCTTCAG CTCCGGATGAAAATCCAACAAATGTGGAAGGAGCAGGAACCGAGTCCGACAACTTGGTCATCTCTTGGAAG CCCCTCACAGGATTTCAGTCAAATGGTCCGGGACTGCAGTACAAGGTGCAGTGGAGACAAAAGGATGTGGAAGACGACTGGGCCTCGAAGAATGTTGTCAACGATTCCCAGCTCATTGTTTCTGGAACACCAACCTATGTGGCCTACGAAATTAAAGTTCAGGCCTTTAATAACTACGGCAACGCACCTGAGCCCACAGTTGTGATTGGATACTCGGGAGAAGACA AGCCTTTGTCTGCTCCTGGTAGCGTCCAGGTCACCGTTCCTAACAGCACGCTGGCAGAAGTTCAGTGGGAACCGGTATCAAATCCCTCTGTCCGAGGTGAACTGCAAGGATACagg GTGTACTACCGTCGGGTGCGAGGCCAGCAAGACCAACAGGAAGAAGCAGACGAGCAGGAGCAGATTTTAACTTTCAGTGGTAACCGCAGTGAGGGAATGCTGCCGGGGCTTCAGCCTTACAGTGTCTACGACCTTTTCATCAAGGTGTTCAATAACAAAGGAGAAGGACCTCCTAGCTCCAAAAAGACCTTTGAAACCCCCGAAGGAG TACCGGatcttccttcttttctgagCGTGACTGACCACGGTTTGGACACTCTTACGGTAAAATGGGGCCCACCTTTGAGCAACAATGGACGCCTTACAGGATACACTCTCAAATACCATGCTG TTAATACCACAAGTGAACTGGGACCAGTCAAGGAAGTGACCTTTCCAGCCAACGTGACTACCATCACACTGACCAGCCTGAACGCAAGCATGCTCTATAAGTTTTACTTGAAGGCTCGGACAAGAAAAGGCCCTGGCCCGGAAATCACAGAAGAGGCGTCTACAGCCATGGATACAG CTCTTATTCAGCCCACTATACAGCCAGGCAAAG GCCCCACAGAGCCCCCTCACCCAACCTCCCCCATCACTCTGTCTCTACATCCCCCGCTTCACAAGG TGCCTTCTGCTGGGCCTGTGTTCGGAACAGTTAACGCATCTGTGTCAGAGGAAGGCCCAGTGATCAGTTGGGAATACTTTGGACacaataagattttatttgtggaaTATGTTGTAGAGAACA GTGATGATGACTGGAAAAGGGAGTCAGTAAATGGTACACATTCGCATACTATAAAAGGCCTAAAGCCGGGGACGTCCTATTCTGTGCGCGTGGTAGCTAGAGACGGCGCCGGCCCGGCGGTCCACAAGACCAAAGAAGTGTCGGTTACAGTGCCAG CTGTCCCCAACCGGCAGGTAGACATCGCCACGCAGGGCTGGTTTATCGGACTGATGTGCGCCATCGCTCTCCTGATCTTGGTGCTTCTCATCGTATGCTTCATCAAGAGAAACAAAGGTGGCAAATATCCAG ttaaagagaaagaagacGCTCATCAAGACCCAGAGATCCAACCTATGAAGGAGGACGATGGAACATTCGGGGAGTACAG GTCAATGGAGAG TGACACCGAGGACCACAAGCCACTGAAGGGCAGCCGGACACCATCCAACGGGACGGTGCGGCGCGACGAGAGCGACGACAGTTTAGTGGACTACGGGGAGGGCGGGGATGGACAGTTCAACGAGGACGGCTCCTTCATCGGCCAGTACAGCGGCAAGAAGGAGAAGGACACGCACGAGGGCAATGAGAGTTCGGAGGCGCCGTCGCCTGTCAACGCCATGAACTCGTTTGTCTAA